A part of Gramella sp. MAR_2010_147 genomic DNA contains:
- a CDS encoding carboxyl transferase domain-containing protein has translation MDIKFNKNEDYNKLLVSSLKQKLAKVKLGGGEKRIEKHHSKGKMTARERIDFLLDDNEKSIEIGAFAGEGMYEEHGGCPSGGVVVKIGHVSGKQCIVVANDATVKAGAWFPITGKKNLRAQEIAIENRLPIIYLVDSAGVYLPMQDEIFPDKEHFGRIFRNNAVMSSMGITQIAAVMGSCVAGGAYLPIMSDEALIVEKTGSIFLAGSYLVKAAIGESIDNETLGGATTHSEISGVTDYKAKDDKDALNKIQNIMDKIGDFDKAGYSHKKSAKPKENPEDIYGLLPKKRSDQYDMHKIIERLVDNSEFEEYKEGYGQTIITGYARIDGWAVGIVANQRKIVKTKKGEMQFGGVIYSDSADKATRFIANCNQKKIPLVFLQDVTGFMVGSKSEHGGIIKDGAKMVNAVSNSVVPKFTIIIGNSYGAGNYAMCGKAYDPRLIAAWPSAELAVMGGTQAAKVLAQIETASMQKKGEKVDEKKEKEVFEKLKAKYDEQTSAYYAAARLWTDAVIDPLDTRKWISMGIEAANHAPIEKDFNMGVIQT, from the coding sequence ATGGATATCAAGTTTAATAAAAATGAAGATTATAATAAACTATTGGTTTCCTCTCTAAAACAGAAGCTTGCAAAAGTGAAACTGGGCGGTGGAGAGAAACGAATAGAAAAACATCATTCTAAAGGTAAAATGACTGCCAGAGAACGAATCGATTTTCTTTTAGATGATAACGAAAAATCAATAGAAATTGGTGCTTTTGCCGGGGAAGGAATGTATGAGGAGCATGGCGGATGTCCAAGCGGAGGTGTAGTAGTAAAAATAGGCCATGTATCTGGTAAGCAATGTATTGTTGTAGCAAACGATGCTACAGTTAAGGCGGGTGCCTGGTTTCCTATCACCGGAAAAAAGAACCTGAGAGCCCAGGAAATCGCCATAGAAAACAGATTGCCTATAATTTACCTGGTAGATAGTGCCGGAGTTTACCTGCCAATGCAGGATGAGATATTTCCTGATAAAGAACATTTCGGAAGAATATTTCGAAACAATGCGGTAATGAGCAGTATGGGAATCACTCAAATCGCTGCTGTGATGGGAAGTTGTGTCGCTGGAGGCGCATATCTCCCAATTATGAGTGACGAAGCACTCATCGTTGAGAAAACAGGAAGTATATTTCTGGCCGGAAGCTACCTGGTTAAGGCAGCTATTGGTGAATCTATAGATAATGAAACACTTGGTGGGGCAACCACCCATTCTGAGATTAGCGGAGTAACCGATTATAAGGCAAAAGATGATAAAGATGCGCTAAACAAGATCCAGAATATCATGGATAAGATCGGTGATTTTGATAAAGCCGGATATAGCCACAAGAAATCTGCTAAACCAAAAGAAAATCCAGAAGATATCTACGGATTACTTCCGAAGAAAAGAAGTGATCAATACGATATGCACAAGATCATTGAAAGGCTGGTGGACAACTCAGAATTTGAAGAGTATAAAGAGGGGTATGGACAAACCATTATTACCGGCTACGCCAGAATTGACGGATGGGCTGTTGGAATTGTTGCCAATCAGCGTAAGATCGTTAAGACTAAAAAAGGGGAAATGCAGTTTGGCGGAGTGATCTATTCAGATTCAGCCGATAAGGCTACCCGTTTTATCGCAAATTGTAATCAGAAAAAAATTCCCCTCGTATTCCTACAAGATGTAACCGGATTTATGGTGGGCAGCAAAAGTGAACATGGTGGAATTATTAAAGACGGTGCCAAAATGGTAAATGCCGTAAGTAATTCTGTAGTCCCAAAATTCACTATTATTATTGGGAATTCCTACGGCGCTGGAAATTATGCCATGTGTGGAAAAGCTTATGACCCTAGATTAATTGCCGCATGGCCAAGTGCAGAGCTGGCGGTTATGGGAGGCACCCAGGCTGCCAAAGTACTCGCTCAAATAGAGACGGCGTCTATGCAGAAGAAAGGTGAAAAGGTAGACGAAAAGAAGGAGAAGGAAGTATTTGAGAAACTGAAAGCTAAATATGATGAGCAGACTTCTGCTTATTACGCAGCGGCCAGATTATGGACAGACGCCGTTATAGATCCTTTAGATACCAGAAAATGGATCTCTATGGGAATAGAAGCAGCCAACCATGCCCCTATTGAAAAAGATTTTAATATGGGCGTAATTCAGACGTGA
- a CDS encoding DinB family protein: protein MIQEIEQRNQLVKHLEGGLAFASIESFIDAIPFEKIGVRPSGLPYSFYEVFFHITFSQKDILEYTISGNYETHNWPDDYWPAKPDPNNEEEWEDLKAEYFEDRRIFREYILDLNNELNEPVPNSEEHTLLREIFLVVEHTAYHTGQLLMIQRLLGVYDN from the coding sequence ATGATACAGGAGATCGAACAAAGAAATCAATTAGTAAAGCATCTGGAAGGCGGACTTGCTTTCGCATCCATAGAAAGCTTCATAGATGCGATACCTTTTGAAAAAATTGGAGTAAGGCCTTCGGGCTTACCTTATTCATTTTACGAAGTCTTTTTTCATATTACTTTCTCACAAAAGGATATTCTTGAATATACTATCTCAGGAAATTATGAAACACACAACTGGCCTGATGATTATTGGCCTGCTAAGCCAGATCCAAATAATGAAGAAGAATGGGAAGATCTAAAGGCTGAATATTTTGAAGATCGAAGAATCTTCAGGGAATATATTCTTGATTTAAATAATGAACTTAATGAACCTGTGCCTAATTCAGAAGAGCATACGCTTCTACGAGAGATATTCCTTGTGGTCGAGCATACCGCTTATCATACGGGACAATTACTTATGATTCAAAGATTATTGGGTGTTTATGATAATTAA
- the ettA gene encoding energy-dependent translational throttle protein EttA, with product MADDNKVIFSMSGITKTFKNANTPVLKNIYLSFFYGAKIGILGLNGSGKSTLLNIIAGRDQNYQGDVVFSPNYSVGMLEQEPELDEDKTVLEVVKEGVAETVAVLDEYNKINDMFGLPEVYEDADKMQKLMDKQAELQDKIDASNAWELDTKLEIAMDALRTPDSDKKISVLSGGERRRVALCRLLLQEPDVLLLDEPTNHLDAESVHWLEHHLAQYKGTVIAVTHDRYFLDNVAGWILELDRGEGIPWKGNYSSWLDQKSKRLAQEQKQASKRQKTLERELEWSRMSPKGRQSKQKARLKNYDKLLSQDQKQMDEKLEIYIPNGPRLGTNVIDAEAVSKAFGDKLLYEDLQFNLPQAGIVGIIGPNGAGKTTIFKMIMGEEDPDKGNFKVGETAKIAYVDQSHSNIDPEKTIWQNFSDEQELIMMGGRQVNSRAYLSRFNFSGSEQNKKVNMLSGGERNRLHLAMTLKEEGNVLLLDEPTNDLDVNTLRALEEGLDNFAGCAVVISHDRWFLDRICTHILAFEGDSQVYFFEGSFSDYEENKKKRLGGDVMPKRIKYKKLVR from the coding sequence ATGGCAGACGATAATAAGGTAATCTTTTCCATGTCTGGAATTACCAAAACTTTTAAAAATGCGAATACGCCTGTTCTAAAGAATATATACCTCAGTTTTTTTTATGGCGCTAAAATTGGAATTCTGGGTCTTAATGGATCTGGTAAATCTACTTTATTGAACATAATTGCCGGGCGCGACCAAAATTACCAGGGCGATGTAGTGTTTTCCCCTAACTATAGCGTTGGAATGTTAGAACAAGAGCCGGAACTTGATGAAGATAAGACCGTGCTGGAAGTTGTGAAAGAAGGGGTTGCCGAAACAGTTGCTGTTCTTGATGAATATAATAAGATCAACGATATGTTTGGTCTTCCGGAAGTTTATGAAGATGCAGATAAAATGCAAAAGCTTATGGATAAGCAGGCTGAACTTCAGGATAAAATTGATGCCAGCAATGCCTGGGAACTCGACACCAAACTGGAGATTGCGATGGATGCTTTAAGAACTCCAGATTCAGATAAGAAGATTTCTGTGCTTTCAGGGGGAGAGAGAAGGAGAGTAGCGCTTTGCAGGCTTTTACTGCAGGAACCTGATGTTTTGTTGCTTGATGAGCCCACCAACCACCTTGATGCAGAATCGGTTCATTGGTTAGAGCATCATTTAGCTCAATATAAGGGAACCGTAATTGCTGTAACGCACGACCGTTACTTTTTAGATAATGTCGCGGGTTGGATCCTTGAACTTGATAGAGGAGAAGGGATTCCTTGGAAAGGGAACTATTCTTCATGGCTTGATCAAAAATCTAAAAGACTTGCTCAGGAACAGAAACAGGCAAGTAAGCGTCAGAAAACATTGGAGCGAGAACTGGAATGGTCCAGAATGAGCCCTAAAGGAAGACAGAGCAAGCAAAAAGCGAGGCTTAAGAATTATGATAAGTTGTTGAGTCAGGATCAAAAACAGATGGACGAGAAGCTGGAAATTTATATTCCAAATGGTCCTCGTTTAGGTACGAATGTGATCGATGCTGAAGCTGTTAGCAAAGCATTTGGCGATAAATTGCTTTATGAAGATCTTCAGTTTAATCTTCCGCAGGCTGGAATTGTAGGGATTATCGGGCCAAATGGTGCTGGTAAAACTACCATTTTCAAAATGATCATGGGAGAGGAAGATCCAGATAAGGGTAATTTTAAAGTTGGTGAGACGGCTAAGATCGCTTATGTAGACCAAAGCCATTCGAATATTGATCCGGAAAAAACCATCTGGCAGAACTTTAGTGATGAGCAGGAATTGATCATGATGGGAGGTCGCCAGGTAAATTCCAGAGCGTATCTAAGCCGATTTAATTTCAGCGGAAGCGAGCAGAATAAAAAAGTGAATATGCTATCTGGTGGGGAGCGTAACCGTTTACACCTTGCTATGACGCTTAAGGAAGAAGGAAATGTTCTTTTACTGGATGAGCCAACAAACGATCTTGATGTGAATACCTTAAGAGCTCTTGAAGAAGGTCTGGATAATTTTGCCGGTTGTGCGGTGGTTATTTCTCACGACCGTTGGTTCCTGGATAGAATTTGTACTCATATACTTGCGTTTGAAGGTGATTCTCAGGTATATTTCTTTGAAGGTAGTTTTTCAGATTATGAGGAAAATAAAAAGAAACGTTTAGGTGGAGATGTGATGCCGAAACGTATTAAATACAAAAAATTGGTTCGCTAG
- a CDS encoding DUF1456 family protein, producing MALTNNDVFKKLRVAHKLTNDDIVKICELVDFKVSKSELGAIFRREDHEKYMECGDQFLRNFLDGLIIHLRGPMPKKK from the coding sequence ATGGCATTAACCAATAACGATGTTTTTAAAAAGCTTAGAGTAGCACATAAACTCACCAATGATGATATTGTGAAAATCTGTGAACTTGTAGATTTTAAAGTTTCTAAAAGTGAACTTGGTGCAATTTTCAGGAGAGAAGATCATGAAAAATACATGGAATGTGGCGATCAGTTTCTTCGGAATTTTCTCGACGGACTCATTATTCACTTGCGAGGCCCTATGCCGAAGAAGAAGTAA
- a CDS encoding DUF2254 domain-containing protein, whose amino-acid sequence MKQFYNRTISFFNVIESKIAFYPTVLALLGFIFAMVMLFLENRGISKYLIEHMPILVVDNGDTAMTILSALISGLISVVVFSFSMVMLLLSQASSNYSPRLLPGLISDRRHQVILGVYLFTILYCIFVLFSIQPTGDKYQIPGFSVLLGIIATVICIYAFIYFIHNISQSIQISNILQKIFETAKRRLHELIDKEEHDLSEFPNTDDWYEYHSENSGYLQNISFTNLVEICEKEDTQLHILPIKGIFILNGIPLFKSKKELDENTVNRVLSNFNFAREELVSDNYTLAFKQITEIIVKAMSPGINDPGTAINGIDYLTELLGIRMQKKDTNKIKRNDNVYIKMNTVDFEDLIYNIMASIRTYCKHDIIIVQKLLLMFHYLKKQQSEESSYRDVLNKEAANLIKDAEESIKNQVDIERVKKLASTFNLKFQN is encoded by the coding sequence ATGAAACAATTCTACAACCGAACCATTTCTTTCTTTAATGTTATTGAAAGCAAGATCGCTTTCTATCCTACTGTACTAGCATTATTAGGCTTTATATTCGCCATGGTGATGTTATTCCTGGAAAACAGAGGGATTTCAAAGTATTTAATAGAGCATATGCCTATTCTTGTAGTAGATAACGGTGATACTGCTATGACGATTTTAAGTGCTTTGATCTCAGGACTTATTTCTGTAGTGGTTTTTAGTTTTTCAATGGTGATGCTATTATTAAGCCAGGCTTCCAGTAATTATTCGCCCAGGCTTTTACCAGGTTTGATAAGCGACCGTAGGCACCAGGTAATTTTAGGGGTTTATCTATTCACAATTCTCTACTGTATTTTTGTGCTTTTTTCAATACAGCCAACGGGGGATAAATATCAAATCCCAGGATTTTCAGTACTTCTGGGTATTATAGCAACCGTCATATGTATCTATGCCTTCATATACTTTATCCATAATATTTCTCAGAGTATTCAGATAAGCAATATTCTTCAAAAAATATTTGAAACAGCAAAAAGGCGGTTACATGAACTCATAGATAAAGAAGAACATGATTTAAGTGAATTTCCCAATACAGATGACTGGTATGAATATCATTCGGAAAATAGCGGATACCTTCAAAATATATCTTTTACCAATCTTGTAGAGATTTGTGAGAAAGAAGATACACAATTACATATACTGCCCATTAAGGGAATCTTTATTTTAAATGGAATCCCATTATTTAAATCAAAGAAAGAGCTCGATGAAAATACTGTTAATAGGGTCCTCTCTAATTTCAATTTTGCCAGGGAAGAGCTCGTTTCAGACAATTACACCTTAGCTTTTAAACAGATTACTGAAATTATCGTAAAAGCGATGTCTCCAGGAATCAACGATCCGGGAACAGCAATTAATGGCATTGACTATCTAACTGAGTTATTGGGAATCCGAATGCAAAAAAAGGACACTAATAAGATAAAACGCAATGATAACGTCTACATAAAAATGAATACTGTAGATTTTGAAGATCTAATTTACAATATCATGGCGTCCATAAGAACCTATTGCAAACATGATATAATTATTGTACAAAAACTTCTTCTGATGTTTCATTATTTGAAAAAACAACAATCTGAAGAGTCTTCATATCGTGATGTATTAAACAAAGAAGCGGCGAATCTCATTAAAGATGCAGAAGAGTCTATAAAAAATCAGGTAGATATTGAACGTGTTAAAAAGCTGGCTTCTACCTTTAACTTAAAATTTCAAAATTAA
- a CDS encoding Hsp20/alpha crystallin family protein translates to MSLIKRTESGWLPSVFDDMFRTDWLGGTTNVNSIGTSIPAVNIKETEDSFNVEVAAPGKAREDFNIELDNDVLTISSEEKKENESTDKEGRFTRKEFSYSTFKRAFSLPDSVDSAKISASYHNGVLEIALPKKEEAKVQAKRLIEIA, encoded by the coding sequence ATGAGTTTAATTAAAAGAACCGAATCAGGATGGTTGCCTTCAGTTTTTGATGATATGTTCAGAACTGACTGGCTTGGAGGAACTACTAATGTTAATAGTATAGGAACTAGTATTCCGGCAGTAAACATTAAAGAAACTGAAGATAGTTTTAACGTGGAGGTAGCTGCTCCTGGAAAAGCAAGAGAAGATTTCAATATTGAATTGGATAATGATGTATTAACGATCTCTTCTGAAGAAAAAAAAGAAAATGAGTCTACAGATAAGGAAGGTAGATTCACCAGAAAAGAATTTAGTTATAGCACCTTTAAAAGGGCTTTTAGTCTACCAGATTCTGTAGATAGTGCTAAGATATCTGCTTCGTATCATAACGGAGTGTTAGAAATTGCTCTTCCTAAAAAAGAAGAGGCAAAGGTACAGGCTAAAAGGTTAATAGAGATTGCATAA
- the uvrB gene encoding excinuclease ABC subunit UvrB, with protein MKFNIKSDYKPTGDQPNAIKQLVSGIDKNEQYQTLLGVTGSGKTFTVANVIEDVQKPTLVLAHNKTLAAQLYSEFKEFFPENAVEYFVSYYDYYQPEAFIPSSGTYIEKDLSINEEIEKLRLSTTSSLLSGRRDVIVVASVSCLYGIGNPVEFRKNVVSIEKDMEISRTKFLHRLVQSLYSRTEAEFNHGNFRIKGDTVDVFPSYADNAFRIHFFGDEIEEIEAFDPGTNDIIEKYDRLNIYPANMFVTSPDVLQGAIREIQDDLVKQVDYFQDIGKTLEAKRLDERTNFDLEMIRELGYCSGIENYSRYLDGRKPGTRPFCLLDYFPDDYLMVVDESHVTIPQVHAMFGGDRSRKENLVDYGFRLPAAMDNRPLKFEEFEALQDQVIYVSATPADYELQKSEGIYVEQVIRPTGLLDPIIEVRPSLNQIDDLIEEIQLRVEKDERILVTTLTKRMAEELTKYMTRIDIRCRYIHSDVDTLERVEIMQDLRKGIFDVLVGVNLLREGLDLPEVSLVAIIDADKEGFLRSNRSLTQTIGRAARHVEGKAILYADKVTASMQKTIDQTEYRREKQIAYNKENNITPTALVKKYNNSLIKEKLDIYDHEKRPDLMAAEEEAKYLTKPQMEKQVREKRKAMETAAKELDFMQAARLRDEIKILQERISENA; from the coding sequence ATGAAATTCAATATAAAGTCAGATTATAAACCTACCGGAGATCAGCCAAATGCTATAAAACAACTGGTTTCTGGAATAGATAAAAATGAACAATACCAGACATTGCTTGGAGTTACAGGCTCTGGTAAAACATTTACCGTTGCGAATGTGATCGAAGATGTGCAGAAACCTACCTTAGTTTTAGCCCATAACAAAACACTTGCAGCCCAACTTTATTCAGAATTCAAAGAGTTTTTTCCGGAAAATGCAGTAGAGTATTTTGTAAGTTATTATGACTACTACCAGCCTGAAGCATTTATTCCCAGTTCAGGGACTTATATTGAAAAGGATCTATCCATCAACGAAGAGATCGAAAAACTACGTTTAAGCACTACCTCTTCCCTATTAAGCGGAAGAAGGGATGTAATCGTCGTAGCTTCAGTCTCCTGTTTGTATGGTATTGGAAATCCTGTGGAGTTCAGAAAAAATGTGGTTTCCATTGAAAAAGACATGGAAATTTCCAGAACTAAATTTCTCCACAGGCTTGTGCAAAGTCTTTATTCACGGACAGAAGCTGAATTTAATCATGGTAATTTCAGAATAAAAGGCGATACGGTAGACGTTTTTCCAAGTTATGCCGATAATGCTTTCAGAATTCATTTTTTCGGTGATGAAATTGAAGAAATTGAAGCTTTTGATCCCGGAACCAATGATATAATCGAGAAATATGATCGGCTGAATATTTATCCAGCGAATATGTTCGTTACTTCCCCGGATGTTTTACAGGGAGCAATTCGTGAAATTCAGGATGACCTCGTAAAACAGGTGGATTATTTTCAGGACATAGGGAAAACGCTGGAAGCAAAGCGATTAGATGAAAGAACCAATTTTGATCTTGAAATGATTCGTGAATTGGGGTATTGTTCAGGAATTGAAAATTATTCCCGATACCTGGATGGAAGAAAACCGGGCACCCGACCTTTCTGTTTACTGGATTATTTCCCAGATGATTATTTGATGGTGGTTGATGAGAGTCACGTAACCATTCCTCAGGTACACGCAATGTTTGGAGGTGACCGCTCCAGAAAAGAAAACCTGGTGGACTATGGCTTTAGACTTCCGGCCGCAATGGATAACCGTCCCTTGAAATTCGAAGAATTTGAAGCACTTCAAGATCAAGTGATTTATGTGAGCGCTACTCCTGCAGATTATGAGCTACAGAAAAGTGAAGGAATCTATGTTGAACAGGTGATTAGGCCAACAGGACTTTTAGATCCAATAATAGAAGTTCGTCCTAGTTTGAACCAGATTGACGATCTAATTGAAGAAATTCAGCTTCGAGTTGAAAAAGATGAAAGAATTCTTGTGACCACCCTTACCAAAAGAATGGCGGAAGAGTTGACCAAATATATGACGAGGATTGATATTCGGTGTCGGTATATCCATTCTGATGTAGATACTTTAGAACGAGTTGAGATCATGCAAGATCTAAGAAAAGGAATTTTTGATGTGCTGGTAGGAGTCAACCTGTTGCGTGAAGGTCTGGATCTTCCAGAAGTTTCCCTGGTGGCAATTATAGATGCTGATAAGGAAGGTTTTCTTAGAAGTAATCGTTCATTAACCCAAACGATTGGCCGGGCCGCAAGGCATGTGGAAGGAAAAGCGATTTTATATGCAGATAAGGTCACTGCCAGCATGCAGAAAACCATAGACCAGACGGAATACAGACGTGAAAAACAAATAGCTTATAACAAGGAAAACAACATCACTCCCACAGCCTTGGTCAAAAAATACAATAATTCCCTGATCAAAGAAAAACTGGACATTTATGATCATGAGAAACGTCCGGATCTTATGGCTGCTGAGGAAGAAGCTAAATATCTAACTAAACCACAGATGGAAAAACAAGTTAGAGAAAAAAGAAAAGCTATGGAAACTGCAGCTAAAGAGCTTGATTTTATGCAGGCAGCTCGACTTAGAGATGAAATAAAAATTTTGCAGGAAAGAATAAGCGAAAATGCATAA
- a CDS encoding ABC transporter permease, translating to MLRLLEIEYNKLRYSRSARILIITYFILITFIALIASIEFNIGNIEFRVADQGIFNFPYIWHFNSYIAAILKLFLAIVIVSMMSNEYSNRTIKQNLIDGLSKKEFILSKFLTVLVFSGISTLFLFVVTMILGYSFSDFTEISIVFSDLEYLLAYFIKLTGFFAFCMFLGILVKRSAFALGFLVVWFIFEGILYAILNFKVFKGTDLATNIMQFFPLESMSNLVVEPFSRLNAVQTAATQIGGELTKDYGIHWYQLLIVIAWTLIFVYSSLVLLRKRDL from the coding sequence ATGTTACGTTTACTCGAAATAGAATATAACAAACTACGCTATAGTAGATCTGCAAGAATCCTTATTATCACTTACTTTATACTGATCACTTTTATAGCTTTAATTGCATCTATAGAATTTAATATTGGAAATATTGAATTTCGTGTGGCAGATCAGGGAATCTTCAACTTCCCGTATATCTGGCATTTTAACAGCTATATCGCGGCGATCCTGAAGCTATTTCTTGCGATCGTGATTGTTTCTATGATGTCTAATGAATATAGCAATAGAACTATCAAGCAAAATTTAATTGATGGGTTAAGCAAGAAGGAATTCATCCTGTCAAAATTTCTCACGGTACTGGTATTCTCCGGTATTTCAACCTTATTCCTTTTTGTAGTGACCATGATCCTGGGTTATTCTTTTTCTGATTTTACTGAAATCTCAATAGTATTCTCAGATCTTGAATATCTGCTGGCTTATTTTATAAAACTAACCGGTTTTTTTGCTTTTTGTATGTTCCTGGGGATTCTGGTAAAACGATCGGCTTTCGCCTTAGGCTTTTTAGTGGTATGGTTCATTTTTGAAGGAATTCTCTACGCAATTCTAAATTTCAAAGTTTTTAAAGGCACTGATCTTGCAACGAACATCATGCAGTTCTTTCCTCTGGAATCTATGAGTAACCTCGTAGTAGAGCCATTTTCGAGACTAAATGCCGTACAAACCGCAGCTACCCAGATTGGCGGAGAATTGACAAAAGATTATGGAATTCACTGGTACCAGCTTCTAATCGTAATAGCATGGACACTTATTTTCGTTTACTCATCCCTGGTTTTGCTTCGAAAAAGAGATTTATAG